The nucleotide sequence aagatgaatgaaataagtattagtgtcaatggtgttgagaaatagctgaagccgttaaaactgaacacagctccagGGGCCCAAGGAATCCATACGAGATTCCATACCAAAACTATGGCCAAGTTAGCCCCCGCTTCTAACTATAAGCTATTGCACATCCATCAAACAAAAAACATGCCCAGTagatggaagaaagcacagatcacacttGTCTATAAGAAGGGTGGTAGAAGCTATCCACAAAACTaacgtccaatatccttgatatcgatttgttgtataatcttacaacatattctgaactcaagtataatgaggtatcttgaaaggAATGACGTCATCCATGGCAACCAgagtggattccgaaaacatcaatatTGTGAAACCCATCCTGCAGTTTTCTCAAGACAAAGTACCGAAAGCTTTGGATcagggcagtcaggtagatgcaataaGTATTTCTTCATTTTCGAAAAGCGTTtgcctcagtaccacacctatgcttattgtcagaaGTAGCCCATATGGGGTATAGCataaaatttgtgattggattgaggactttttgggagGAAAGATGCAGTGTGTTATCTTGGACGAAGAGTCATCGTTAGACGtaggagtaacttcaggtgtgccccagcggAGTGTGTTGggcctcttgctgttcatgttgtgtattaatgacctcgcagacaatatttatagtaaaatcaggctttttgcagatgacacaattatctgtaatgaagtactatctgagagaaactgcataaatattcatttagatcttgataagatttcaacgtggtggagagattggtaacgtgtgttcagaaatgtaaagttttgcagttcacaaaacgaaagaACGTAGTttcttatgactataatatcaatgagtcactgttggaatcgtccaactcatacaattacctgggtgtagcactttgtagggatatgaaatggaatgatcacataggttcagttgtaggtaaagtaTGTAGTAGGctccagtttattggtagaatactgggtgagggcaatcagtctactaaagagattgcttacatatcactcatgcgacccatcctagaatatggcTGTATTATGCGGGACCCATACCatctgccatgcatctcatggtggttttgcagagtgcagatgtaaatgtaggcttagaaatgttcagaatgtaaccatatgtacTAGTTAATTTGCGATGTTAATGTAAAACGAccagttccacatcatttcgatccATCGTGCAAAACTAACTTACTACATATAATTACTAACTAACTACTGGTAACATAAAACTGGTCCACTTGACAACGCGGTACACTTTGCGCAAgtataaaggcccgtccacacgcaacgatctgtctgcgcaaatgtctgcgcacatcacatctgcgcagacagatcgttgcgtgtgaacagaagatttgcaccaacctgaggtgtgtgcaaacctggaagttggagttggaggtttgagcgaaacctctcaaatctgtcggttcaaaccacatctgcgcagacaagttggagcgtgtggacaggagatcgtcgcaaatctggcgcgaaacagctgtttgctcagtctagtgtttgtatttgtgtgcacagggcattaaaatggctgatactcgtcagtgttctcgagagtttgtaagtgaattcattgaaatatacagaaaccacccatgtttgtggaagattaaaagtaaagaatatagtgaccgagacaaaaagacagcagcatacaatgctctaattgaaaaattgcgggcagttggcgcctcggcaaacagagaaacggtaataaaaaaataatttcgttgcgaactggcgaaattatttgcggatggatgtcgaaacttataattatctcttaaagcatgtaacccctcatattatgagaaaaatacttgtatgagaagggaaatttctgctcatgaacgcctggcagtaacattaagattcctagcaacaggaaggagctacaatgatttggaattttcttctgcaatatcgaaacaagcattgagtgaaataatacccaacacatgtgaagctatttacgctttcctgaaagatgagttcatgaaggcaagtcaagtaaattagtctgtcagtgaactgtttaccgaaaagagttatccaaagttcagaaatctagaagatctaaTGTAGGAGTaaatcaagtataccagccaacgttatggtattttgatctacttggctttcttagtgatcaagaaacgccaagaccaagcaggagtacaattgaagatgaaattggagtgtcaatgtgcgaggaaatggaacacgaggttatgtaaaacaaaacaggttcgccctgcaactctcgcagtaaatttacgtgacaaaactgctttcgctttagcagccactgtctgcaccattttgaccgctttctctgtttcctgcggttggtctgaatgttttttgcaacacaagttgcgaacacagaccacaacagaacttcctccatttctatttttcaaaatgactgaattaaattttgacgttttcggggagcgtagtcgcttgccactgatatttcttttctacaccgacagatggcgggcgagtagtagattggggtttgtgtcgtgtgaacacaccacatttgcagcgatcttttgcatgtacagacatctgcgccgatgtctgcgcagacagatcgttgcgtgtggaccgggcttaaccaCACCAGCAGATATTTCTAACCCAAACATATCAAGAAGATCATTCAGAGATACGAAAGTAATTCTCCCGTTCACAACAATAGCAATATTATGCGCTTAAACGCGTTTTTATGACACATTTAAGAATGGGGACGGGGAGATAATAAACCGTTTATCTACTCTCCTTTGGCAAAACAATATCGCAGTTTTAAAACTAATTATAAAATTCATTCATAAATGGAACCTTAGTATGTAAAATCACCAGAACACTGAGAGCTGGCTGTACGGCTTCAGGGCAAATccgacaataaattaataaataaatcttgAATTTTCTCTGACCATTGATGTATAGCCTAGAATCTTTGACGTTTGCCCTGCACGAAACGTTTCTGTATTGTTATTTTCTGGTGGCTAGGTTGTGGTATGTGATTgcaatggatgttaaatgtgaagtTGGTTCTAGCGATGGCAATTGCTGTTACACAGATTCTTCGTCATCCAGTGAACTCAACGAGGATAATGATCGTAGGGACCAAGGAGTTGAGATAACTAAAGGGACTCTTAATTCGATTTTAGACGATAATTCACGTACGTTTGAATTTCTAAGAAGTTTTGGTGTTCTTGCTGATAAGTACATATGTGCTACATGCCGAAAGCCAATGTCCTGTACTAAGGTTCCACCAAAAAGAAGTAGGGATCAGCTTATGTGGCGATGCCGAAAACACAACGTGTGGAGGTCCGTCCGCAAAGGGACATGGTTTGAAAGTGCGAGGCTTACCATTAGAGCTATAGTTTTGATGACGTACTGTTTCTGTATGCGTAAGTCTGTGTTGTCGACAAGTCGCATTGCAGGATTGAGCGACAGAAGTGCCCTCGACTGGTTTCTGTCGTGTAGGGAAATTTGTTCAGCGTTACTGAAGAGAAGAGGAAAGATAGGGGGCCCAGGTGTTGTGGTTGAGATGGACGAATTGCCTTTTAGGCGTGTTAAATATGATTTGGGGAAGTGGATGGCAGAAGTCTGGGTTTGGGGAGCAGTCGTTTGTGGGAAAGAACATGGGCAGTTGGTTTTGAAAATGGTTGAGAAGAGAAATGCGAGGACTTTGCAAAGTCTTCTCGAAGAACATATCGAAGACGGGACTGTTATATGTTCAGATAAGTGGAAGAGTTATGAGGATGAAGGGGAAGTGGACCTTCAGACTTTTGCAGCTGATCACAATTATCAGTTTCGCAATAAATTGATTGGTACTATGGAGCAACATTGGGAGGGCATACAGAGAGTTGTGGGGAGAGGGAAGAGAAGGCTCGGTAGTTTGCAGGGCCATTTGGACGAATATGTTTGGAGGGAGAGTGTGTTTGGACAGGGGTGTGTGTTTCATTCTTTCATGCGAGGTGTGGGAACACTTTACGTACCGTGTGTAGAGGACCCTACACCGGCACTGCAGGACTCTAGGCGTGTAGCAGAACACTCTAAGCCGGCAGCCGGAGTGATAATACCGGTAGCAGTGAAGAGAGAACCTTCGCTGTCAGCAACTGTTCTATCCTCTCCATTAGCAGCTGGAGATGCGTCGCCAGCAGCAGTAAAGCGAGAGCCTTCACTGTCACCAGATGAATTCGAAGACCTGACACCGGTAGCAGTAAAAGAAGAACCTTCGCTGTCAGCAGCAGGTCCATCCTCACCAGTAGAAGCTGCAGTGAACGTTACACTGCAGCCAAAGGAGAGGCCTACGAGGCACAGGAAACGTTTGGTACGCGAGGAT is from Schistocerca serialis cubense isolate TAMUIC-IGC-003099 unplaced genomic scaffold, iqSchSeri2.2 HiC_scaffold_1420, whole genome shotgun sequence and encodes:
- the LOC126443000 gene encoding uncharacterized protein LOC126443000, giving the protein MDVKCEVGSSDGNCCYTDSSSSSELNEDNDRRDQGVEITKGTLNSILDDNSRTFEFLRSFGVLADKYICATCRKPMSCTKVPPKRSRDQLMWRCRKHNVWRSVRKGTWFESARLTIRAIVLMTYCFCMRKSVLSTSRIAGLSDRSALDWFLSCREICSALLKRRGKIGGPGVVVEMDELPFRRVKYDLGKWMAEVWVWGAVVCGKEHGQLVLKMVEKRNARTLQSLLEEHIEDGTVICSDKWKSYEDEGEVDLQTFAADHNYQFRNKLIGTMEQHWEGIQRVVGRGKRRLGSLQGHLDEYVWRESVFGQGCVFHSFMRGVGTLYVPCVEDPTPALQDSRRVAEHSKPAAGVIIPVAVKREPSLSATVLSSPLAAGDASPAAVKREPSLSPDEFEDLTPVAVKEEPSLSAAGPSSPVEAAVNVTLQPKERPTRHRKRLVREDFWYPTSFQDFCDAELED